The window agaaaggtactGCCAACATTTGGGCAGACCGGTGACATCTTTATTAATAACACAGACATCCATCTCAGCCAGGAAGCTCCTCAATTAGAGTCCTTGGAGCAGGTGGCACAGGGCCTCCCCAAAGCCGTTCCAGCTCCCCAGTAAGGGTTGCCATCTCCTCAGCTGTGACAGCATGCTCTCGGTGGGCCCTGGCACAGTCTAGAGCCAGTGGTGTGAGGGCAGCTTCATTTTCGTTGGTCCAGGCCAGCAGGAACTGGCACTTCTTCCGAGCCCGGTAAAGGCGATTTCGCTCCTCGCTACCCACAGCCTGTTTTCGGGCACGGCCCAGGGTCTGCGCCAGGTGCCCCAGCGCTCTCAGCGTGTAGCCTTTCTGGTTGACAGGACCCTCGCCCAGCAGAATGCGAGCAACCTCTTGCATAGCACCCCGCGTACCCAGGGGTCCAGGTGGGTGTTCGCCCGCTTCCAGCACGTGGGCCGCAGCCTGTAGAGCTTCCTCCGTAGAGTTAAAGACTTGCTGGGCGCCCAGGGCTCCAGAAACATCGAGGAGCGTGGCACAGAAATCAGAGAGCAGAGCGTCGTCGTCCCCTCCGTGATACAGGGCGAGAGTGTGAGCATAGGCGAACAGCACATTGGGCAGCAGGAAGCGCACGAGCGGCGAGGCCGGGTTGCGGCTCAGGCTGGCTAGTGCTGGGATAGGGGCGGGCACCGAGGGCGGCCCAGCGGCCGCGGGGTCTTCAGCAAGTGGCACCGCGGTGCCGGCATCATCCGCAGATTCGGGCGCGGTGCTCGCAGGGGCGAGCTCCGGCTCCGAAAGATCCCTGCCCGGGGCACGGTCCAACTCCTCCAGAAAACGCGGGCCGACCCCGCGGCCCCACCACCAGGGCCGCCAAGGAGGCAAAAGGCGTCCAGCTTCGCCACGGCTCAGCAGTCGCTCGAACGCCGCCTTCTCAGCCGGGGCCAAGCCTTCCCAGAGTCCAGAAAGGCCGCTTGGCCGCGGGCCGGgcctcaggcctagttcctcggGCTCATCCTCGGTCTCGCGTTGTTCGCGCAGCCGGCGCAGAGCGCCCGCCAGACGGCTAGGGGAGGCGCTCCGGCCGCGGAGCTCCCGCAGCACCTGATCGCGGTAGAAGTCCTCGGCGCAGGAGCCATGCGCCCGGTAGCAGCGCAGCGAGCAGTAGGGAGCGTTGCAGCGCGGGCAGGTGTAGCGCGCCGGCAGCGCTTCTCCGCCTGGGCAGAAGCCGCAGAGCCCTACGGGCTCCATGGCAACTGGCGCCGCGTGTCGGACACCACACAGCCGCCGCAGCCCCGCCACTTCCGGCGCTTCTTCGGTTATTTCCGCCTTTGTGCGTGGGGCGACGTAGCCGCCTTTCGGCACATTCCCGAGGCTTCTCGGTAACTTCCGGCTCCCGAGTAGCCCTTTGGGCATGTACAGAAGCCGGTCAAGCGCTCCCCAGCACGGTGGCTGGCAGAGTTATGTCGTTAAACGTTATGTCGCTGATCCCAGCTTGTTTCCCGTGATTTTACCAAATtgtgcaaaaataaaatatcttttaaacaaaaccaaccaaccaacaacaaaaactcagggtcgccgggcggtggtggtgcacgtctttaatcccagtactctggaggcagaggcaggcggatctttgtgagttcgaggccagcctggtctacaagaactagttccaggacattcagggctgTATGTGTATCCTGTAtcgaaacaaaaccaaaccaaaaagcaaCCCAGGGTTTTAGCAGTGAATAGGGACACACGCTCTTTATCCCAGCATCAGGTCActagaggcaggctgatttctgtgcGTTtgaggactacatagtgagttccgggatagtcagagctacatactgagaaaaaaacaaaaaacccaaattaataataaaactcCCCAAGAATTAAGTCATAAATCACTCGGTAACGAATCTGGAGATAAGATACACACATCAACATACaaattgaggccagtctgggactacatgagaccctgtcttttttttttttttggtttttcgagacagggtttctctgtggctttggagcctgtcctggaactagctctgtagaccaggctggtctcgaactcacagagatccgcctgcctctgcctcccgagtgctgggattaaaggcgtgcgccaccacccccggcaagagaccctgtcttaacaacaaaacaatgtgctgaaattttttttttcttctttccgggacagggtttctctgtgttaacagccttggctgtggaccagggtggccttgaatttagaggcctgcctctttctcccaagtagtgggattaaaggcgtgtgcggccaccacctggcttttttttttttcttcctgagacaaagtttgtcttggctgtcctggaactagaccattttagcacttggaggcagagaagacagagttcgaggtcagcctggtctacagagcaagttccagaacaggcaccaaagctacagagaaacaaaaacaaaatttaaatggaaTGGGGCGTCCCGCAAGGCAACCTTACTCCAAGGCGCATTCCAAGAGAGTAGGTTCCAAAGCATGGACCAGAGTGGGGTCTGGGTGAACCGGAAGCCCATTGCTCACAGTCCTAGCTGTGATTAGGCTAGGACAGGTAAGAGCAGGATGTCAATCTAATCAGGCAATACCAATTTGCAAAGCTGAGGGATCCCATGCTCCTTGTGCTTTGGATTTTATTGATACTACTGCTGGTCCCAAATTCAGTTAAGACCGACTCATCTTCTCCCGaagcccttccctcccttccatcgCTGCCTCCACAAAACAATTTAACATTATGTGTTTTGTTGGTTGACACAGGGtcttctgtgtagaccagggtggccttcaccagcctctgccctcccaagtgctgattcTCATTTACCCTTCCTAATGATCAAGACGCACTTCCCTAGCCGAAGAGGTCTATTTCTACCTAAGGCCTTGCAAATGAAGAAAGCAGTAACATGTTTGGACAAAGGGACTTTATTAGACTGCCAGGATCACAATAGGACTTAGGAATTAGCATTGGGGCCCTTCTTCTTGCCAAAGGTGGGCACGACGTTGACAAAGCGACGGTTGTACTGCATTCGCCGCTTGGCCCGgcctgtcttcttcttcttcttctcctgcttGGCCACCTGGGAAAGGGAAGGACTTGTAAGACTCTGGTTGACCTCTCCCATGCCCGGCACCCTTCCCACCAGCTCCTCTCCATGAAAGAATGCAAACAGACAAATCAAAGGCCTTGACTTTGCTGcaacaggaaaaacaaagttCAAATAGCAACTCTGGCACTTACCTTGGGAGTTTGACCTCTCACTTTTCCAGCACGGGCAAGGGAACCATGAACTTTACCTGTGTAAGGAGAAAGGCAGCAGGTAAGAGGCAAACGCCCTGCCCAGAACAacttgcttacttactcttaggCTTCTAATGACAAATCTGGGGCCCCAACAAGGAATGAAGCCAAGCAGCAGAGGCTGGAGATGGGGTCACAGAATAGCTAACCTAGGTTGGTTCCCGTCTCAATGTCACTGTGGCCAGTTTACTTAGTGCTGAGGGTTTGATACTAAAGCAAGGACTCTATATCCTTAGCTAACTACATACAAAACAAAGACCAGAGCACTCTGAGAACCTCGTAATCCTGAGTTTCATTATTACTGTCTTTCCTTctgacacggtttctctgtacagccttggctgtcctggaacttgctctgtacaacAGGctgacctgcctgtctctgcctcccaagtgctaagattaaaggcgtacacGCCTACCACACAACTGGATTTTGATTTTAGTGGGAACACTGAGAACCAGTCTGATTAGAGACTGAAATACCTTTTAGAACCAAACCATAGAAGACACAAGTGTACTGCCACAGAAATGAACTGTCCCATGTTTTAGTTACATGCATCCCATTAGTTCACAGGGAAAAAGCAGTTACCTCCCAGCATGCGGCCAGCTACTTCCAAAGTGGTCAGAGCTTCCACGCCACACTGGCCTAGGGTGGCCTCATCCTCCAGCGGCGAGCCAGCCAGAAGCAGGACTTGATCCTCCGGGGCAATGCCTTCCAATGAGGTCACATGAGCCTACAGACAAAAACCGAACGTTTAAAAGTAGACAAGTTTTAGCTGAGGACCTGGGGATAAAGGAGCACAGTTAGGTCGAGTCAAAGGGCTTTACACACTTACTTTGATCTGGGCGACCGTTTCTTGGCCGGTCACCTCGAGGGTGTGTAGTTCCTGGGCGCGTACGAAGAGCTGCATGTTGGCGactgaaaaaagaaaggtttctgagagaagggaattAGCGTCCCGGAAGGCAGGCGGACGGGAAGCGGCGCGGGCAAGCGCGCCGTCTCACATGCGTTAGGCCGGGCTCGCCATGGACCTGAACGCGATCGGAAACAAGGCTGCGGAACAGCCCTTGTCCTATGACTTCCCCGCACCTCTGAGCCCGCACACGGCCCGCTCCCGAGCGCAACTGGGACAGCTGCCCCCCGAGTCTCACCTAACCCGCGGACGCCGAGGCTGCTGCCGCGAAGATGGAgtcaagaaagaggaagaagcagggccGCGTACGTCCTCACCGCCTGCTGCGTGGCACGTCACTGGTGCGCGACCGCGCTGTTGCTAGTATTAGTACCGCCCACCGCCGTCCTAGCCGGCCCCCTTACGCATTACGCAGGCGTCTTGCTCTGTGGGCGAAGCgcgcgggagggggcggggccgagCCGGTTGCGCGCGCAAATGGCACGCGCAGTGGGTCAATCAAAGATGGCAGCGGCTGTCTTCCGACCCGCTCTGCGAGACTGGGGGTGCTGCCTCCGGTGGAGCTACGCGCTTCGGCAACTGGTGAGAGTTCGGAGCGGAGGGCAAAAGGCTGTGTGTGAGCCTGTTGCTCATGACAACTCTGCATGCCTACGAGGCCTAGGTTTTCCTGTATACTCGAGTTGTCTCGAGGGTATGTGCAGTGAGGAGAGGGCCGGTGGCAGAGCCTGGGTAGTCCGGGTTTTGGAATAGGGCTGCCGCATACCTCGAGTTGGTTAAGGACCGAGAGCAGCTGCCCGTCCTGGCTCGGTGCCCCATCGGCTCAAGCACCTTATTCGGAGCTAGAGAGTTTCAACACCATGTTCAGAAGAAATTGCTGAAGAATACTATATTGATTAGTCTTATGATTAATTAGCTTTTCTAAATATGCTGTTTGCTGTTTGAGTCCTGGAGAAATCTTGGGATCAGACGtttgagctgtttctccagtccCTCCTGATACCTTGCACTCTGGAAAAATGTCGGGTGCTTTCCCAGCGCAGGTCTTTTACATACGCTGTTCCTTCCGCCTGTTTCTTTACCTACTAAAGACCTTCCATGTTGTGTGAACTAATGGGAagatggtttgttttgctttagagcCAAACCCAGGGGCCTCCTGATAACCCCAGCTTTGTGGAGTCTGTGAATGAATACCAGTTTGTGGAGCGTCTGTTCCCCCCCACCAAAATCCCAGAGCCACCAAAGCATAAACATTATCCCACTCCCAGCGGCTGGCAGCCTCCCAGAGGTGAGCTGAGTGATGGGGGGAGTTTGAAGGCTGTAGACCAGGAAGGTCCTTTGCCCCAGCTGAGTCTTTGGACTTCGCAGTGGATTTAGGAGTTCTGTTCAGATTTAGGCGAATTAGTATTGTCTCATCCCCAGGGAAGGGCCCAAGAGTAGAAGAACTCTATTTTACTGGGGTGAAGTCTTCCCTTGTAATGAGAAAGCATAGAGAAAGAAGGCCCGTGTGTTCAGATTTCTCTTCTTCCAGACCAACTGACCTTGTACAATAGAGAATGCAGTTTAGCAAAAGGTAGTCTATTTGAATTCGGCTTTCCCTTCATTGTTGGTTTGACTTTAATAGTCATTTAGCTTCTTCTAACCTCAAATTCAACAAAATGAGTGTAATCTGCTCAGCATATAAAACCTTTTCTACAAACTCCAGTGTGTTATTATGCTTATAAAATCTCACTGCCACTTCAAGGTTTAGGCCGGCTGgaggtggcgcacgtctttagtctttaatcccagcactcgcgagtcAGAGACATaccgatctctgagttcgaggccagccggatctagagaaaccctgtctcaaaaaaccaaaacaggtggctggagagatggctcagaggaatagagcactggctgctcttccagaggtcctgagttcaattcccagcaactacatagtggctcacaaccatctgtaataagatctggtgtccttttctgtactgcaggatacatgaaggaagaaacctatatacataataaaaatctttaaaaaaaaaaaaaaccaaaccaaaagaaccCCTTTAATTCCCATCTCTCTGTTACATAATTATCAACCTCATTGGGTTAATGGAAGAGTAGTCCTCTAGAGGGAGTTTCCCCTAGGATCAgggaataaatactttttttgttgtttttcttttttcgagacaggatttctctgtgtagccttggctgacctggaactcgctctgtagaccaggcgagtctcgatctcacagagattcatctgtctctgcctcctgagtgctgggattaaaggtgtgggccccaaactcagagatccaccaccttccctctgctgggattaaagaaatgtgccaccatatctgatTTTTTTAccccgagatagggtttccctgtgtaacagccttggccgTCCTATAACTCcatttgttgaccaggctggccttgaactacagaGATTTACCTACTTCTGCccccgaatgctggaattaaaggtgtgcaccactttgCCTggcttctgatttttctttttgagacagtgtctaatGTGGCCCAGACTATCCTTGAACTACCTGTATATTCTAGGCATGAACAGTCATGCCCAGCACTTCACTTCTTTTTGAGATTTAAATGGTACTAGACCTGGGTGGGATTTTAAAGCACTAGGGGGAATATTCCATCCTGGCTATAaactgaaggaaggacagaggagatGCCCTGAAGTCAAAGTAGTTTTCTCCACTAGGATTTAACAACCCTCCGTAGCCAAGTATGGCAGACCTTGTCTGTCTCAaagcagcccctccccccataACCATTTGTAGTTTTTGTGAGGGGAAGGGCCTTGGCTTAAGCCTAGGATAAGCTGGCTTCCTATACCATACTCCTTTACAGATCCCCCTCCCAACTTGCCCTACTTTGTTCGACGATCCCGGATGCACAACATCCCTGTCTACAAGGACATTACACATGGCAACCGACAAATGACCGTGATCAGGAAGGTGGAGGGGGACATCTGGGTAAGTGACTTGGGTCTGTCCTGATCCTTCCAGGCTGGAGGGAAGGAACCCTGGAATTGGAAACTGTTGACTGGAGTTCTTTCCCCAGGCTCTACAGAAAGACGTGGAAGAGTTTCTGAGCCCACAGCTGGGAAGAACACCCATCACCCAGGTTAATGAGGTGACAGGGACTCTTCGAATCAAGGGCTACTTTGATGAGCAGCTTAAAGCCTGGCTTCTTGAGAAAGGCTTCTGAGATATGATAATCATCCCCATGGCAGTTCCTCCACAGACTGGCATTCATGGAGGAAGTGGATTTGGAGTCTTTGGAATGGGATTCAAAAGTACCTAATGAGCATTGAGATCAGTCCTTGCTTCATAAAGAGGAAAAAGACCTTGGTGTTTAAGTGTCCacttggggccgggcggtggtggcgcacgcctttaatcccagcacttgggaggcagagacaggcggatctctgtgagttcgagaccagcctggtctacaagagctagttccaggacagactccaaaaccacagagaaaccctgtctcaaaaaaccaaaaaaaaaaaaaaaaaagtgtccactTGGGGAGAGCTATTCAATGTGGGAGTCCACAAGACACAGTCAAGCTAGCAAGAGACATTAACTGCTGTCTCTTTAAGCACGGTGGTGCATTTCTTATGTGAGCCATTCTGGAAACAACCACCCAACCCTGTTCTGGGGACTTCACAGGACAGACCCATTAGGGACATGCATCCTTGATTTTCTGGAGCTTTTGCTGTAAGCCAGACTAGTCTTGGTAGCACATGTGGAAAACATACACagacgccgggcagtggtggcgcacacctttaatcccagcactcgggaggcagaggcagcggatctctgtgagttcgaggccagcctggtctacaagagctagttccaggccaggctccaaagctacagagaaaccctgtttcgaaaaacaaacaaacaaaaaaaaaaacaaaaaaacatacacagacaACACAGGAAAATGACATGGACTGTGGACTGCAATGGACAAGACAGGCAAAAGAATATCTTAGGTTCTGAGTGTGTATAATCGGGTTGGGGACATCATCCTGCTGTCTCATCCAATATCAGCCACTTGTTCAACTTCACCGTTTAATTGGTTAAGCAGCATTCAGATCCTGGCTGCCCTGCTTGATTTCAGACCTAAGGTTCTCCATGTGGAAGATGGATGTCTAGATGTTCAGTGACCTTGGCATCCTCATTCCAGGAGACCACAGATCAGTCATGAGTCTACAGGCTGGGCAAGGAAAAGGAGCCTCGCCCTAAGTTACAAGCCCCACCAGTCATTAATGCAAGTTTTTATTAGGCTGTATATACAATTTAAGCTATTAAAATTTGTAcaatatttacaaattaaataaTCATCTGAAACTGTCTCCAGAAACTCCTGTAACACAtaaccaaaaggaagaaagacataaGCAGCTAGGCCTTGGCTCCATGGTCCCTGCATGGCCCAGAGCTTGTTCTAAACAGGAAAGTTCAGGTACCAAGCCTCACACCTGCTCTTCCTTCCTGGGGTCAAGCATTcaaatcaaaaagacaaaagtaagCCCAAATCCACTAGGTACAGAAATAGTTCCAATCCTGAACTCGAGTCCCATGGGTTGGAGGTGGCCTGCCTTGGATTGTGGGGAGCAGTGGTTAAGGAGCAGCACACACCCTCAGCCAGGCCCACCAGGCAGTGGCTGCTGggtgagatgggggggggggaaagagCCTGGGGAGGGGCAGGACAGGGTCCCTCAGTGCTGCCcgcctgtcccccacccccaggcactCCTTTCCCTGAGTTGTGTGGTTGCCAGTAAGACATGGAAATGCCACAGGGCTTAGGGGGCACTGCCACCATCACAAAGGGGCTTCTGAGattggggaagaggaaggagaccgGTGTCCATCTAGGCAGGAGGGTGGGGCAGGTCCTGGTCTGTCTTCAGCCCCTCGGGTGTACATACTTGGGAACAGAAGTAATACTGTTCGGCACGGCAGCATGGTCCCACGCTCACAAACAGCTTGGAGGGGCTTCACCTTcttccagaaagcagagaggagcTTCCCAGAGGTTAAGCCTCTACTTCCAAGGCCCCAGCAGAACACAGCACAAGTGG of the Chionomys nivalis chromosome 8, mChiNiv1.1, whole genome shotgun sequence genome contains:
- the Znhit2 gene encoding zinc finger HIT domain-containing protein 2, which translates into the protein MEPVGLCGFCPGGEALPARYTCPRCNAPYCSLRCYRAHGSCAEDFYRDQVLRELRGRSASPSRLAGALRRLREQRETEDEPEELGLRPGPRPSGLSGLWEGLAPAEKAAFERLLSRGEAGRLLPPWRPWWWGRGVGPRFLEELDRAPGRDLSEPELAPASTAPESADDAGTAVPLAEDPAAAGPPSVPAPIPALASLSRNPASPLVRFLLPNVLFAYAHTLALYHGGDDDALLSDFCATLLDVSGALGAQQVFNSTEEALQAAAHVLEAGEHPPGPLGTRGAMQEVARILLGEGPVNQKGYTLRALGHLAQTLGRARKQAVGSEERNRLYRARKKCQFLLAWTNENEAALTPLALDCARAHREHAVTAEEMATLTGELERLWGGPVPPAPRTLIEELPG
- the Fau gene encoding FAU ubiquitin-like and ribosomal protein S30; this translates as MQLFVRAQELHTLEVTGQETVAQIKAHVTSLEGIAPEDQVLLLAGSPLEDEATLGQCGVEALTTLEVAGRMLGGKVHGSLARAGKVRGQTPKVAKQEKKKKKTGRAKRRMQYNRRFVNVVPTFGKKKGPNANS
- the Mrpl49 gene encoding 39S ribosomal protein L49, mitochondrial, with amino-acid sequence MARAVGQSKMAAAVFRPALRDWGCCLRWSYALRQLSQTQGPPDNPSFVESVNEYQFVERLFPPTKIPEPPKHKHYPTPSGWQPPRDPPPNLPYFVRRSRMHNIPVYKDITHGNRQMTVIRKVEGDIWALQKDVEEFLSPQLGRTPITQVNEVTGTLRIKGYFDEQLKAWLLEKGF